The Lysinibacillus pakistanensis genome includes a window with the following:
- a CDS encoding phage major capsid protein has product MPTLYELKQNMATIGQQVAKIDKDLTAKAIDPQATREDITALKDQKDDMQARFDVIKAQHDQLEAEQKAKFEQRKDITAGIEDPKQKAIAAKAEFIRAAVQGRAISEDVKALIALPGGNPTGGDKFFPTNMQNELVHEPFAKNQLREVAQVSAIKGLELPKIAYSLDDDDFITDEQTAKEMKLTGDTVTFSRNKFKVKVKISDTVIHGTDVELTQFVENALKSGLAAKEKKDALATTPKTGLGHMSFYNGTDIKRVSGKDLFEAITNAIADLHEDYRENAKVVMRYADYLTIIKALSNGTTNFYDTPAEKVIGKPVEFVDAAVNPIVGDFNFFRINYDAMTYDTDKNVDSGDYLFVLTAWYDQKRSLNSAFRIAEVTPTP; this is encoded by the coding sequence ATGCCGACATTATACGAATTAAAACAAAACATGGCTACTATTGGTCAACAAGTAGCAAAAATAGATAAAGATTTAACAGCAAAAGCCATTGATCCACAAGCAACACGTGAAGACATTACAGCTTTAAAAGATCAAAAGGATGATATGCAAGCTCGTTTTGATGTAATTAAGGCTCAACATGATCAACTGGAAGCTGAACAGAAGGCGAAATTTGAACAACGTAAAGATATTACTGCAGGGATTGAGGACCCTAAACAAAAAGCAATCGCAGCTAAAGCGGAGTTTATTCGCGCAGCAGTACAAGGAAGAGCTATTTCAGAAGATGTAAAAGCACTAATTGCCTTACCAGGGGGCAACCCAACAGGTGGAGATAAATTCTTCCCAACAAACATGCAAAACGAATTAGTACATGAGCCATTTGCTAAAAACCAATTACGTGAAGTTGCTCAAGTGAGTGCAATTAAAGGATTAGAGCTTCCGAAAATTGCTTACTCATTGGATGATGACGATTTTATTACTGATGAACAAACTGCAAAAGAGATGAAATTAACAGGTGATACTGTTACCTTTAGCCGTAACAAGTTCAAAGTTAAAGTAAAAATTTCAGATACAGTTATTCATGGTACTGATGTTGAATTAACACAATTTGTTGAAAATGCTTTAAAGTCAGGTCTTGCAGCAAAAGAGAAAAAAGATGCTCTTGCAACAACACCTAAAACTGGATTAGGACACATGTCGTTTTATAATGGCACAGATATTAAACGAGTGTCAGGAAAAGATTTATTTGAAGCTATTACAAATGCGATCGCTGATTTACATGAGGATTATCGCGAAAATGCAAAAGTCGTTATGCGTTATGCCGATTACCTAACAATCATTAAAGCTTTATCAAATGGAACAACAAATTTCTACGACACTCCTGCCGAGAAAGTCATTGGTAAGCCAGTAGAATTTGTTGATGCTGCAGTTAATCCAATCGTGGGTGATTTTAACTTCTTCCGTATCAACTATGATGCAATGACATATGACACTGATAAAAACGTGGATTCTGGTGATTACCTATTTGTATTAACAGCTTGGTATGATCAAAAACGTTCTTTAAACTCTGCATTCCGTATTGCAGAAGTAACTCCTACTCCTTAA
- a CDS encoding phage head closure protein, with amino-acid sequence MNPARFRHRIEIQEFIERVNENGYPVEDWTTNCYLWSDIKTVKGSEVIKAAAEINTETHRFIVRYTKGLNAKQRIIFKGYIYDIQAVLNDDELQNTQTIIAVVRKP; translated from the coding sequence ATGAATCCAGCGAGATTTAGACATAGGATTGAGATTCAAGAGTTTATTGAGAGGGTTAATGAAAATGGTTATCCTGTGGAGGACTGGACGACAAACTGTTATCTGTGGTCTGATATTAAAACAGTAAAAGGTTCAGAAGTTATCAAAGCAGCCGCTGAAATAAATACCGAAACACATCGCTTTATTGTGCGATATACAAAAGGTTTAAATGCCAAGCAACGCATTATTTTTAAAGGTTATATTTATGACATACAAGCTGTTTTAAATGATGATGAATTGCAAAATACACAAACAATCATTGCCGTTGTTCGCAAGCCTTAG
- a CDS encoding major tail protein gives MAGVLIGLSDIHYTKIAPGATDATTAFVNPIKKLAKAIEAKVTPKTSNAVLYADDGAAESTSAEGETEMEFKIDALANAVYADILGKEINADGVVIDASGDVAPSIALAFRSLKSNGKYRYFWYYKGNFQLPEENYKTKGESVEYNTPSVKGVFVNSEFVKNSKGEGIKRMFVDEDDENVDASIIKNWFEKVYVGSTTPTP, from the coding sequence ATGGCAGGAGTATTAATCGGTTTATCAGATATTCATTATACAAAGATCGCACCAGGAGCTACAGATGCTACTACAGCATTCGTTAATCCAATCAAGAAATTAGCTAAGGCAATCGAGGCTAAAGTTACACCAAAGACAAGTAACGCTGTTTTATACGCTGATGATGGAGCAGCAGAGTCCACTTCAGCAGAAGGCGAAACAGAAATGGAATTTAAAATTGATGCGCTGGCAAACGCAGTCTATGCAGATATTTTAGGAAAAGAAATTAATGCTGATGGCGTTGTAATCGATGCATCAGGTGATGTGGCACCTAGTATTGCATTGGCATTCCGAAGCCTGAAATCTAATGGTAAGTACCGTTATTTCTGGTACTACAAAGGCAATTTCCAGTTACCAGAGGAAAATTACAAAACTAAAGGTGAAAGTGTTGAGTACAACACACCATCAGTCAAAGGTGTATTTGTTAACTCAGAATTTGTTAAGAACTCTAAAGGTGAAGGTATTAAACGTATGTTTGTAGATGAGGACGATGAGAATGTAGATGCATCTATTATTAAAAATTGGTTTGAAAAAGTTTATGTAGGTTCAACAACACCTACACCTTAA
- a CDS encoding head-tail connector protein, translating to MSSLLEEFKEYSRINGNYEDLTLNLFLTSASKTLENSGVRLPQDLYEVNENGIELYSLHRLAILTLASHYYENRQVASQNAQNIVPFSVQHMILQLKLVNINESSEI from the coding sequence ATGAGCTCATTACTTGAAGAATTTAAGGAATATTCACGTATTAATGGAAACTATGAAGATTTAACATTGAATTTGTTTCTTACAAGCGCAAGTAAAACATTAGAAAATTCAGGTGTTCGTCTTCCACAAGATTTATATGAAGTTAATGAAAATGGAATTGAATTATATTCATTACACCGTTTAGCTATCCTTACTCTTGCATCTCATTATTATGAAAATCGTCAAGTTGCTTCGCAAAATGCACAAAACATAGTTCCGTTTTCTGTTCAACATATGATTTTGCAATTAAAGTTGGTGAATATCAATGAATCCAGCGAGATTTAG
- a CDS encoding HK97-gp10 family putative phage morphogenesis protein, whose product MRIDFTGLEELQRTLQQRLDSDSILEPTLNKAAEHLKEKLEENVYNFGFKKRSGRSKESMVIDNKIVDNSLAVGLSNQNNDAFYLYFHEHGTSKMPARPWFRPTFEREMNRIIEIMKQELQRRMHL is encoded by the coding sequence ATGAGGATTGATTTCACAGGTTTAGAGGAGCTACAAAGGACATTACAACAGCGACTAGATTCTGATAGTATACTAGAGCCTACTTTAAATAAAGCAGCTGAACATCTAAAAGAAAAGTTAGAAGAAAATGTGTATAATTTCGGTTTTAAAAAGCGTTCTGGAAGATCAAAAGAGTCAATGGTTATTGACAATAAAATCGTGGACAATTCTCTTGCTGTAGGTTTAAGTAATCAAAATAATGATGCTTTCTACCTCTACTTCCACGAGCATGGGACATCTAAAATGCCAGCTCGTCCATGGTTCCGTCCTACATTCGAACGCGAAATGAATCGAATCATTGAAATCATGAAACAAGAATTACAAAGGAGGATGCACTTGTGA